A stretch of DNA from Desulfosarcina ovata subsp. ovata:
GTTTCATTAAAAAAGAGATGAAATTGCCGTGGCTCAACTCCAGGCGCTCTCCCTTTTCGTCCTCGATCACCCCAAAGGTCAGATCGGCATTGTCCAACTGACTGAAAATCTGGGAGGGGGCTCTGGCCACTTCCGTGGACATGGCCAGAATTTTCTCGATATCCTCGCCATGGGTGTGGGGCTTGGCGCGCAGAATCTTCTCCAGGAAAAAGCCAAAAGTCTGCAGCGCCGGACTGGAAAGAAATTCGGCCTTGCGCACCTCGTCCAGGGCCTGGATCTCCGGATCGATGAAGCTTGAGGCCTCCGACACGCGGGTAAAAAGGCCCATGGCCCGGTCCTGCATACCCACATAATGGCTGTTGGATTTGTCTTCGTCACTCTTCAGGTGGGCATAGGTGTACAAATTATCCAGGGCACGGGAGATCTGCATATGAAATTCCAGGGCCTTGGCCAGCCCCTCGGGCGATTCCAACAGGCGCCCACGGAAAATGGCGTAGCCGTCGAGTTGGGCGGACACGTCCGCAAACTGCGCCTCCCAGGCTGCATCGTCAGCAAACAAGGGCGTCAGGTCCCACTGGCTTTCGGCAGGAATGTCCTCACGAAGGGGGATTTTTTTGGTGTTGGGCATCACGTTGACTCCATTTCTATTTAAACGTTTTCCGAGGTCCGGAATCCTATAAATCAGTGTTTAAGATAATGTTTTTGGGCTGCGTTATTCGTTCAAGCCGAACTGATCCATCAGATCGGTGGCGATCTCCTGGATCAAAGCGCTCATTTCCAACGCGGCGATCCATTCGGCCGGGATCCTGTCCATCCCGTATCGGGCACCGATGATGTTACCGGCGATCGCCCCCGTGGAATCGCTGTCTCCGGAATGATTGACCGCCAGGAGCACCCCGCGCCTGAAATCGGCACCGGCCACCAGGGCCGCGTAGATCCCCATGGCCAGTGCCTCCTCGGCGACCCAGCCCGCCCCGAGGGTTTCGATCCGTTCCGGTGAAGGGTCCTGTTGGTGGCTCAGTTCAACGGCCGCGGCAACGGCTTTCAGGCATTCTTCACGGCTGTCGTAGTCCATGAGGATGCCGGTGGCATCGGCAATCGCGTCGGGCAGCGTCGCCCCCCCGGCGAGCCGTGAAATGAGCGCCGCCATCAGGCCGGCACACAAATGGCCGGTGGGATGACCATGGGTAATGGCTGCAGAGGCACATCCCAGACGGAACGCTTTTTCGGCATCCGCATAGGCCAGGCCGACCGGTGCCACCCGCATCACGCCACCACACCCTTTGCTGTCGTTAATGGCCAGTTCGACGGTTCCCATTTTTCCCGAGCGCAACGCGGAAAGACAGGCATGCCCCGGGGCCCGCTGAACAAACAGGTCCCGATGGCCGGTAAGAATACCGTCGATCACCGAGCAGGTGCCGTGTTGATGGATCAATTGCGCCTGACTGCGGGT
This window harbors:
- a CDS encoding ADP-ribosylglycohydrolase family protein — its product is MDTVEANVMDTLLDNPQPSLTRSSRALACMLGGAIGDALGAPVEFFSLDEIRRRYGDSGISRFEKAYGRLGAITDDTQMTLFTAEGLILSNVRREYAGEDLAVTAIYHAYLRWLYTQDTRSQAQLIHQHGTCSVIDGILTGHRDLFVQRAPGHACLSALRSGKMGTVELAINDSKGCGGVMRVAPVGLAYADAEKAFRLGCASAAITHGHPTGHLCAGLMAALISRLAGGATLPDAIADATGILMDYDSREECLKAVAAAVELSHQQDPSPERIETLGAGWVAEEALAMGIYAALVAGADFRRGVLLAVNHSGDSDSTGAIAGNIIGARYGMDRIPAEWIAALEMSALIQEIATDLMDQFGLNE